The Labilibaculum sp. sequence AAATGTTCACAGATTATTCTTTGCGTCCGGAATACATCAGTTGGAAGAAGTTTTTAACAGGTGGCCATTTAATGGATTTAGATTGGTCTTGGGATATCACTGCCCGCGAACTGCCTATCGATCTGGACGTGCTTTTTGCCAACAATCCTGATTTTGAAATAGGTGTTACCATGAACTCCGATGGTCGTTCGGTTTTTATTAAGCCCGATGCAGAAAGCCTTAGTCATGTGATGAAAGCCAGCTGTACGGTTCCGCTTTTTTACCGCAATTTTCTGAAAATAGATGGCCAAATAGTTTCGGATGGAGGCGTTTCTGCGCCCATTCCAATTCAAAGAGCAGTTGAAAAAGGAGCTGTAAAAATTATGGTGATTCGTTCCCGTCCAAATTCTTTTCGGATGAAAAAAGGAATGGAATCAAAATTGGGACGTTTGCTCTTTCGAAAACATCCGGGTTTGGTGAAAGCATTGTTGAATCGCCCGGATAATTACAATTCATCCATTGATTTTATTCAAAATACTCCGCAAAACCTTCAGATTTTAGATGTTTGTCCTCCCGAAAGTTTTAAGACAAAGCGATTTACTCAGGATTATGCCACACTGTTAAGTGATTACGAGCTGGGGCAGGAAATGGGGCGGATTGCAATCGAAAAATGGAATCTTCTGTAATTTCATCCTAAAATCAGAA is a genomic window containing:
- a CDS encoding patatin family protein — protein: MMNQNNKTALVVEGGAMRGIFAAGVLDQFIEMEFNPFHSVLGVSAGAVNVAAYLSRQKKRNFKMFTDYSLRPEYISWKKFLTGGHLMDLDWSWDITARELPIDLDVLFANNPDFEIGVTMNSDGRSVFIKPDAESLSHVMKASCTVPLFYRNFLKIDGQIVSDGGVSAPIPIQRAVEKGAVKIMVIRSRPNSFRMKKGMESKLGRLLFRKHPGLVKALLNRPDNYNSSIDFIQNTPQNLQILDVCPPESFKTKRFTQDYATLLSDYELGQEMGRIAIEKWNLL